The following are from one region of the Chanos chanos chromosome 10, fChaCha1.1, whole genome shotgun sequence genome:
- the neurl1ab gene encoding neuralized E3 ubiquitin protein ligase 1Ab, whose amino-acid sequence MGGQITRNTLYDLGGPFPTSSQCCPPKAARCVVLQQQCSGLAAFPLLFHPSTKGSQIVMDRNQRSVRRQASFCNAITFSNRPVALYEQVRLKVTKKQCCWSGALRVGFTTKDPSRMSPDLLPKYACPDLVSQSGFWAKALPEEISNEGSVIAFWLDKKGRVFYRVNESSPLLFFSGVPTAEPVWALIDVYGLTRGVQLLDSEMVPADCSRPRSLRHNMDDWRLSVSLCELRLRDEQLSSSSYTIPQNSLNSHHSSVLPTHLHCDLHFHHVHGNSIYLLNEHTACRHSNRPEDCTLAFTQRPLRYGECVFIKIIMRAPTPIRHTSLTYGVTSCNPSHLHSSDLPVNPNDLLDRREFWAVSRVSTPLQGGDILGFRVTAEGDVLLSHNGSSATRQLCVDNSRPLWIFFNSDPAIAQLVILGTTHSYPANLPDSPSLPSCRTSWVDECTICCENEVDTVLYACGHMCLCYACGLRLKRMTNACCPICRRAIKDIIKTYRST is encoded by the exons ATGGGAGGCCAGATAACCAGAAACACTTTATATG acCTGGGGGGTCCATTTCCAACTTCATCTCAGTGCTGCCCCCCTAAGGCTGCTCGTTGTGTGGTACTGCAGCAGCAGTGTAGTGGTTTGGCTGCATTCCCACTGCTCTTCCATCCCAGCACCAAAGGCTCTCAGATAGTGATGGATCGTAACCAGCGCAGTGTGAGGAGACAGGCCAGCTTCTGCAATGCCATCACCTTCAGCAACAGACCGGTCGCCCTCTACGAACAAGTTCGCCTGAAG gtcaCTAAGAAACAGTGTTGCTGGAGTGGGGCACTGCGTGTGGGTTTCACCACCAAAGACCCATCCCGAATGAGCCCAGACTTACTGCCGAAATACGCCTGCCCAGACCTGGTCTCTCAGAGCGGCTTCTGGGCTAAAGCCCTACCTGAGGAAATCTCTAATGAAGGCAGCGTCATCGCGTTCTGGCTGGACAAGAAAGGTCGAGTGTTCTACCGGGTCAACGAGAGCAGCCCGCTGCTGTTCTTCAGCGGCGTACCCACAGCAGAACCAGTCTGGGCGCTGATTGACGTATACGGGCTGACCCGTGGGGTCCAGTTACTCG ACAGTGAGATGGTTCCCGCTGATTGCTCGCGTCCACGTTCTTTACGTCATAATATGGATGATTGGCGGCTGTCAGTCAGCCTCTGTGAGCTCCGCCTACGGGACGAGCAACTTTCCTCTAGCTCGTACACTATTCCCCAGAATTCCTTAAATTCCCATCATTCCTCAGTACTGCCTACTCATCTTCATTGTGATCTCCACTTCCACCATGTCCACGGCAACAGCATTTACCTTCTGAACGAGCACACTGCATGTCGTCATAGCAACAGACCTGAGGACTGCACCCTGGCATTCACACAACGCCCGCTGCGATATGGAGAGTGTGTCTTTATAAAGATCATTATGAGGGCACCAACTCCCATCAGACATACTTCACTTACCTATGGAGTGACCTCTTGTAACCCCTCCCACCTCCACTCCAGTGACCTGCCAGTCAATCCCAATGACCTGTTGGACCGCAGAGAGTTCTGGGCCGTTAGCCGTGTGTCTACGCCCCTTCAGGGTGGGGATATACTCGGTTTCCGTGTAACTGCTGAGGGGGATGTACTGTTGAGCCATAATGGCAGCAGTGCAACCAGACAACTGTGTGTGGACAACTCCAGACCACTGTGGATATTCTTCAATTCAGACCCTGCCATCGCTCAACTCGTTATACTGG gGACAACACATAGCTACCCTGCCAACCTACCAGACTCCCCCAGTTTACCATCATGTCGCACATCTTGGGTTGACGAGTGCACCATCTGCTGTGAGAATGAAGTGGACACGGTGCTGTATGCGTGTGGACACATGTGCCTGTGTTACGCCTGTGGCCTGAGGTTAAAGAGAATGACAAACGCTTGCTGTCCCATCTGCAGGAGAGCCATTAAAGACATCATCAAAACGTACCGGAGCACGTAA